One window of Marinobacterium aestuarii genomic DNA carries:
- a CDS encoding bifunctional GNAT family N-acetyltransferase/carbon-nitrogen hydrolase family protein — MSLEDLKLGLRNITHSDYPQIQELMDRVYPDIGGAWPESTIHKLVDEFPEGQICVVDNERVVGIALTALVSYEKFSNPHTYDDLIGRGQEIHVDPEGDALYGLDVLINPEYRGYRLGRRLYDARKELCRQFNLRSILAGGRIPKYHEYSDELSAKEYIGKVARKEIYDPILSFQLANDFTVKRLLRRYLPEDEKSAGYATLLEWDNILYEPEARPISVRKTQVRVGVVQWQMRTIESVEDILQQVEYFVDTVSEYESDFVLFPEFFNGALMGLTNQSQRTEAIRYLAGYTEQFREAMLQMAVSYNINIITGSMPLIENDRLYNVSYLCHRDGTCEEQRKLHITPHERRDWVIEGGEGLQVFNTDAGKIGILICYDVEFPELGRLLAEEGMEILFVPFWTDTKNSYLRVRHCAQARAIENECYVCIAGSVGNLPSVDNLDVQYAQSAVFSPSDFMFPHDAVLSETTPNTEMIMFSDLDLDKLKVVRAEGSVTNLRDRRHDLYQVTMRNKGGMADS, encoded by the coding sequence ATGAGTCTTGAAGATCTCAAGCTAGGTTTGCGCAATATCACCCACAGTGATTACCCGCAGATTCAGGAGTTGATGGATCGGGTGTACCCGGATATCGGCGGTGCCTGGCCCGAGTCCACTATCCACAAGCTGGTGGATGAATTCCCCGAAGGTCAGATCTGCGTGGTGGATAATGAACGGGTGGTGGGCATCGCCCTGACCGCGCTGGTCAGTTACGAAAAGTTCAGCAACCCCCATACCTATGACGATCTGATCGGGCGTGGCCAGGAAATCCATGTCGACCCCGAAGGCGATGCGCTTTACGGGCTGGATGTGCTGATCAACCCCGAATACCGCGGTTATCGCCTGGGCCGGCGGCTCTACGATGCGCGCAAGGAACTCTGTCGCCAGTTCAATCTGCGCAGCATTCTGGCGGGCGGCCGCATTCCCAAGTACCACGAGTACAGCGACGAGCTGTCGGCCAAGGAATATATAGGCAAGGTGGCACGCAAGGAAATATACGACCCGATTCTGAGCTTTCAGCTGGCCAATGACTTTACTGTCAAGCGACTGCTGCGGCGTTATCTGCCGGAGGACGAAAAGTCCGCCGGTTACGCCACCCTGCTGGAATGGGACAACATCCTCTACGAGCCCGAGGCGCGGCCGATCAGTGTGCGCAAGACCCAGGTGCGGGTCGGTGTGGTGCAGTGGCAGATGCGTACCATAGAGTCGGTGGAAGACATCCTGCAGCAGGTGGAATACTTCGTCGATACAGTCTCGGAGTACGAAAGCGACTTTGTGCTCTTTCCCGAGTTTTTCAACGGCGCCCTGATGGGACTGACCAATCAGTCGCAGCGTACCGAGGCCATTCGTTATCTGGCGGGGTATACCGAGCAGTTTCGCGAGGCCATGCTGCAGATGGCGGTGAGCTACAACATCAATATTATTACCGGTTCCATGCCGCTGATTGAAAATGATCGCCTCTACAATGTGTCCTACCTGTGTCACCGCGATGGCACCTGCGAGGAGCAGCGCAAGCTGCATATTACGCCCCACGAAAGGCGTGACTGGGTTATCGAAGGTGGCGAAGGCCTGCAGGTGTTCAATACCGATGCGGGCAAGATCGGCATTCTGATCTGCTACGACGTCGAATTTCCGGAGCTGGGGCGCCTGCTGGCCGAAGAGGGCATGGAAATCCTGTTCGTGCCTTTCTGGACAGATACCAAGAACAGCTATCTGCGGGTGCGCCATTGTGCCCAGGCCAGGGCGATCGAGAACGAGTGCTATGTCTGCATCGCGGGTAGCGTTGGCAACCTGCCGAGTGTGGATAACCTGGACGTGCAATACGCCCAGTCGGCGGTGTTTTCACCGTCGGACTTCATGTTCCCCCACGATGCGGTGCTGTCCGAAACCACGCCAAATACCGAGATGATCATGTTCTCGGATCTGGAT